In Musa acuminata AAA Group cultivar baxijiao chromosome BXJ2-3, Cavendish_Baxijiao_AAA, whole genome shotgun sequence, the following proteins share a genomic window:
- the LOC135606657 gene encoding F-box/kelch-repeat protein At3g06240-like has protein sequence MSEAPASNNNMEKTSSELPPDLFMEILSWIPARALLKLRCVRKHWYSMTTDPVFIRFHLQQQQLLPQVTSVLTFHKRLNDGAAVSLLDVVDAPWAAKHVVVWDNHPLLNISSPCHGLICLYHIYMEPDVCIYNPATRKSFSLPQNFTSEDILLSAFCLGYHPISRQYKVIHVFDTRSNGLGMEVLTVGGSTWRKVDVSCARTTFTSIKMGRPSATGTMYWLALRQGTLEDIILSVDLDDERLIEVPLPQTERHHDGGHKSLTELEGTIHLVSHWFAKANWMDIWMLRESGAHRLWIHRFHLRLCALPRGVRPMERELRPPMPLLINQGKILMRDCRRLVYFDPAIEGLQHEVVIRAYDDFIAFVTVESLVSF, from the coding sequence ATGTCTGAAGCGCCTGCTTCCAACAACAACATGGAGAAGACGTCGTCGGAGCTTCCACCGGACCTCTTCATGGAGATACTATCGTGGATCCCCGCTAGGGCCCTTTTGAAGCTCCGGTGTGTACGCAAACACTGGTACTCCATGACAACCGATCCTGTCTTCATCAGATTTCACCTGCAACAACAGCAACTCCTCCCTCAAGTTACCTCCGTCCTCACATTTCACAAGCGACTGAACGATGGAGCAGCCGTGTCTCTCCTGGATGTAGTCGACGCACCGTGGGCTGCAAAGCATGTCGTCGTTTGGGACAACCACCCACTGCTGAACATATCTTCTCCTTGCCATGGATTGATTTGCCTCTACCACATCTACATGGAGCCCGACGTCTGCATCTACAACCCCGCCACTCGCAAAAGCTTCTCCTTGCCGCAAAACTTCACCAGCGAAGATATACTTCTATCTGCGTTTTGCTTAGGATACCATCCAATTTCAAGACAGTATAAAGTTATCCATGTGTTCGACACCCGATCGAACGGGTTGGGGATGGAAGTACTCACTGTTGGCGGAAGTACATGGAGGAAGGTGGACGTGAGCTGCGCTCGTACCACGTTTACGTCGATAAAGATGGGAAGACCGAGTGCAACTGGAACTATGTACTGGCTTGCACTGAGGCAGGGAACCCTGGAAGACATTATTCTCTCCGTTGATCTAGATGATGAAAGGCTCATAGAGGTTCCTTTACCACAAACTGAACGCCACCATGATGGAGGTCACAAATCATTGACAGAGTTGGAAGGCACCATTCATTTGGTTAGCCACTGGTTCGCCAAGGCAAACTGGATGGATATTTGGATGTTACGAGAGTCGGGTGCCCATCGACTGTGGATCCATAGGTTTCATCTCCGTCTGTGTGCTTTGCCGAGGGGAGTACGCCCGATGGAGAGAGAATTACGTCCTCCCATGCCTCTTCTCATCAATCAGGGCAAGATTCTGATGCGCGACTGTCGAAGACTAGTTTATTTCGATCCGGCGATCGAAGGCTTGCAGCATGAAGTAGTCATTCGTGCTTATGATGATTTCATTGCTTTTGTCACCGTGGAAAGCCTTGTTTCATTTTAG
- the LOC135607219 gene encoding uncharacterized protein LOC135607219 isoform X2, whose amino-acid sequence MICYAVRGREGEEPAGGPRNPWGSRMRTNEVAGNRLWGMLASMVRMMPDLLDYEQKDVKTFVLWEKGITSLVLEKSVKL is encoded by the exons ATGATCTGCTACGCCGTCCGtggaagagagggagaggagcCAGCCGGCGGGCCAAGGAATCCATGGGGTAGTCGGATGAG AACGAATGAAGTTGCAGGAAATAGATTATGGGGTATGCTAGCTTCAATG GTACGGATGATGCCGGATTTGCTAGATTATGAGCAGAAGGATGTTAAAACTTTTGTTTTATGG GAAAAAGGAATAACCAGTCTTGTTCTGGAGAAATCCGTTAAGCTATGA
- the LOC135607219 gene encoding putative F-box protein At5g50220 isoform X1 produces the protein MFEAPPAKNVEMTELPSDLFMEILSWIPARALLKLRCVCKCWYSITTDLDFVRLHQQQQQLLPEVTSILTFHRHFTNVRSLLSRLDVVDAPWVAKHVAVWHSRPLLVMSPPCHGLFCLYHIYMELDVCLYNPATCKSFSLPHNFTSVNIILSDFCLGYHPVSRQYKVIHTFCTRSTSLAMEALTVGGSTWRKVEVSSALAMLTLLNWGRPSATGTMYWLAQKNVLEDIILSLDLDNERLTQVPFPDIKRQHGRGNNSLIEMEGTIHLAIHWFAMVDWMDIWMLQESGAHRVWIHRFHLHLCALPTGVGQVERVLRPPMPLLINHGKILICDYRRLVYYDLVSKGLQHEEVFHACDDFIAFVIVESLVSF, from the coding sequence ATGTTTGAAGCACCTCCTGCAAAGAACGTGGAGATGACGGAGCTTCCATCGGACCTCTTCATGGAGATACTATCATGGATCCCGGCCAGGGCCCTCTTGAAACTCCGGTGTGTGTGCAAATGCTGGTATTCCATAACAACAGACCTTGACTTCGTCCGACTGCATCAGCAACAACAGCAACTCCTCCCTGAAGTTACTTCCATCCTCACATTTCACCGACACTTTACCAACGTTAGATCTCTCTTGTCGCGCCTGGATGTAGTTGATGCACCGTGGGTTGCAAAGCATGTCGCCGTCTGGCACAGCCGCCCACTGCTGGTCATGTCACCTCCTTGCCATGGATTATTTTGCCTCTACCACATCTACATGGAATTGGATGTTTGCTTGTACAACCCCGCCACCTGCAAAAGCTTCTCCTTACCGCATAATTTTACCAGTGTAAATATAATTCTTTCGGACTTTTGCTTAGGATATCATCCAGTTTCAAGACAGTACAAAGTTATCCATACGTTCTGCACCCGATCGACCTCGTTGGCGATGGAAGCACTCACTGTTGGTGGAAGTACATGGAGGAAGGTGGAAGTGAGCAGCGCTCTTGCTATGCTTACTTTGTTAAATTGGGGAAGACCAAGTGCAACTGGAACTATGTATTGGCTTGCACAAAAGAACGTCCTGGAAGACATTATTCTCTCTCTTGATCTAGACAATGAAAGGCTCACACAAGTTCCTTTTCCAGATATTAAACGCCAACATGGGAGAGGTAACAACTCATTGATAGAGATGGAAGGCACCATTCATTTGGCTATCCATTGGTTCGCCATGGTAGACTGGATGGATATTTGGATGCTGCAAGAGTCGGGTGCCCACCGAGTGTGGATTCATAGGTTTCATCTCCATCTGTGTGCATTGCCGACGGGAGTTGGCCAGGTGGAGAGAGTTTTACGTCCTCCTATGCCTCTTCTCATAAACCATGGCAAGATTCTGATATGTGACTATCGAAGATTAGTTTACTACGATCTGGTGAGCAAGGGCTTGCAGCATGAGGAGGTATTTCATGCTTGTGATGATTTCATTGCTTTTGTCATCGTTGAAAGCCTTGTTTCATTTTAG